One Hordeum vulgare subsp. vulgare chromosome 4H, MorexV3_pseudomolecules_assembly, whole genome shotgun sequence DNA window includes the following coding sequences:
- the LOC123446230 gene encoding transcription factor MYB60-like, producing the protein MGRPPCCDKLGVKKGPWTPEEDIILVSYIQEHGPGNWRSVPVSTGLMRCSKSCRLRWTNYLRPGIKRGNFTSHEEGVIVHLQSLLGNRWAAIASYLPRRTDNDIKNYWNTHLKKKLRKQQAMGAIFAPPASSPGTAGDNFDHRHHHDMISRADGHGAGQAYINMEVSQLIAGRGQSPFAAAAAEACSSSSYASSVDNISKLLGSFMKSSPPPPPHNSYDADDVKPVLPFDSMSGTGSAELSFTTSVQQPALMEAGVGYGYDDENETKPQQHQAPLSSIEKWLFDEAAELELSDECYSVPMLF; encoded by the exons ATGGGGAGGCCGCCGTGCTGCGACAAATTGGGCGTGAAGAAGGGTCCGTGGACGCCCGAGGAGGACATCATCCTGGTCTCCTACATCCAGGAGCACGGCCCCGGCAACTGGCGGTCGGTGCCGGTGAGCACCGGCCTCATGCGCTGCAGCAAGAGCTGCCGCCTCCGCTGGACCAACTACCTCCGCCCCGGCATCAAGCGCGGCAACTTCACAAGCCACGAGGAAGGCGTCATCGTCCACCTCCAGTCACTCCTCGGcaacag ATGGGCAGCGATCGCGTCATACCTTCCGCGGAGGACGGACAACGACATCAAGAACTACTGGAACACGCACCTCAAGAAGAAGCTCAGGAAGCAGCAAGCCATGGGAGCCATCTTCGCGCCGCCGGCGTCCTCCCCCGGCACAGCAGGCGACAACTtcgaccaccgccaccaccatgaCATGATCTCCAGGGCCGACGGACACGGCGCCGGCCAGGCGTACATCAACATGGAGGTCTCGCAACTGATCGCCGGGCGTGGTCAGTCGccgttcgccgccgccgccgccgaggccTGCTCCTCGTCATCCTACGCTTCGAGCGTGGACAACATATCCAAGCTACTCGGCAGCTTCATGAAGagctccccgccgccgccgccgcacaacAGCTACGACGCCGATGACGTCAAGCCTGTGCTGCCTTTCGACAGTATGTCCGGCACCGGCAGCGCCGAGCTGAGCTTCACCACCAGCGTGCAGCAGCCGGCGCTAATGGAGGCAGGCGTCGGGTACGGGTATGACGACGAGAACGAGACCAAGCCGCAGCAGCATCAGGCGCCGCTGTCTTCCATCGAGAAGTGGTTGTTCGATGAGGCCGCAGAGCTGGAGCTGTCCGACGAGTGCTACTCCGTTCCAATGCTgttctag